The following proteins come from a genomic window of Athalia rosae chromosome 1, iyAthRosa1.1, whole genome shotgun sequence:
- the LOC105691565 gene encoding period circadian protein isoform X1, which yields MEETSAEHAKISDSAYSNSCSNSQSQRSSGSSKSRHSNSSESSGYCGGHPSTLASSNASALPHPISKRKDKKKKSRPAIAGPAVSESPVIVQETPLQEVPVPAVCKFADVSPQPESPKTVEVAVVELVDATDPGEHNSGSDVSLVPSVSPCLIDDTKSPANEGFCAVISMFDGVVLYTTPSLSQALGFPKGSWIGRSFIDFVHPKDRSTFTGQITNGLAAPQADNSKGPNGQRTSLFCGLRRYRGAKCNGTTVSTNGQIKVEKPVRYLPFHVTLTCRDFRDQSSVQHPKAMFLVVTALPVQSAYKAPEETIISSNFTTRHTATCHLSHCDPEVVQYFGYLPQDMVGRSLFEFYHPEDLPFIKDIYETVVKLQGTSFRSKPYRFAVQNGGYVVLETEWSSFVNPWSRKLEFVIGHHRVLKGPSDPDVFQPPDNTNSNILANISEEVLKESKIIQGEIHVLLNEVIPSRNDVTEQCEDLVSFMENLLAEAKAPELKNDVPADTKSFSEHDSVMLGEISPHHEYFDSKSSTETPPSYNQLNYNENIQRYFKSKPLTTTIYGSDEENINVPSTTDDEDLGHKTKSPTPTDPTRKCMSPVNGSGASGSGSAGNLSSGSNNQTSSASRGDTSRTTSNTTETASFKLPTLTESLLSRHNLDMEKLLVQQHRQIRSTIKSDKLKDSRSKSAAEKSNDATAHLSKITNLKRNGSPVKKGDNAKVSRCDNTFGVNAVNPNAIHCNDHLSAGLQGTPNLTMWPSHSVGVTSALQTSQSCTSTQNVSLQVTNTYPAITQMIPVYYFPAPQNRLGPIYVPQEHPGPPPQIQTVSQSPYVQYYTTGMTGVIYRPVLGAPAPTALMYRPFIIPEPVPLMQNVREPSQSNVEKLDKPRDPNRPASQATSVKAEPGSIMAMSECSKKALSPGELCSPCVSVDENDHADEDGPSTSKIAKQDRPVEYNEDESSCSSLYSSFLNKSSGSSCNPDQKGATEGMMWKQTSAVSVPKMRPAIRKPPPWLEEVNLTPELVYQYQMDSMTLQEVLEADKLAMQNMTQPLMVNDQLSQLYLDLELEGFGTKLMLDEGLTSSGSASSSSGEGADDSPKHKGKQCGPMEYGRLVMIHEENAPFPPPDSLMPVSNAL from the exons TAATGCTTCTGCACTTCCTCATCCAATCAGCAAACGGAaagacaagaagaaaaaatctagaCCTGCGATCGCCGGTCCCGCGGTATCGGAATCTCCCGTCATAGTCCAGGAGACACCCCTGCAGGAGGTACCCGTACCCGCAGTTTGTAAATTTGCGGACGTTTCACCGCAACCGGAATCTCCGAAAACAG TGGAAGTAGCTGTTGTTGAGTTGGTGGATGCGACGGACCCTGGAGAACACAATTCCGGCTCGGACGTCTCGCTTGTTCCATCCGTGTCGCCTTGCTTGATCGATGACACCAAATCCCCGGCAAAC GAAGGATTTTGTGCAGTGATCTCGATGTTCGACGGCGTTGTCCTTTACACAACCCCGTCTTTGTCTCAAGCGCTCGGTTTTCCAAAGGGCTCGTGGATCGGCCGATCCTTCATTGATTTCGTTCACCCCAAAGACCGAAGCACGTTCACCGGGCAAATAACCAACGGCTTAGCAGCTCCGCAAGCGGACAATTCGAAGG GACCGAACGGCCAGCGAACGAGTCTGTTCTGTGGACTGCGAAGGTACAGGGGTGCGAAATGCAACGGAACAACGGTATCTACGAATGGACAAATTAAGGTAGAAAAACCGGTTAGATATTTACCATTCCACGTTACCCTGACCTGCCGAGATTTTCGCGATCAAAGTTCCGTTCAACATCCGAAAGCGATGTTTCTCGTCGTAACAGCTCTGCCCGTTCAATCCGCTTACAAAG cTCCCGAGGAAACAATAATCTCGTCGAACTTCACAACTCGTCATACAGCGACGTGTCATCTATCCCATTGCGATCCCGAAGTAGTTCAATACTTTGGCTATTTGCCGCAGGATATGGTCGGACGTTCGTTGTTCGAATTTTATCACCCGGAAGATCTGCCGTTCATCAAAGACATCTATGAGACT GTCGTCAAGTTACAGGGTACCTCATTCAGATCGAAGCCGTATAGATTCGCCGTACAGAACGGCGGGTATGTAGTCCTCGAAACCGAATGGTCGTCTTTCGTTAATCCGTGGTCTAGGAAACTGGAGTTTGTCATCGGCCATCATCGAGTCCTCAAAGGACCCAGTGATCCGGACGTTTTCCAACCACCGGATAACACGAATAGCAACATTCTCGCCAACATCAGCGAGGAGGTACTCAAAGAGAGCAAAATAATCCAGGGCGAAATTCACGTCCTACTCAACGAG GTGATTCCGAGTCGTAACGATGTCACCGAACAATGCGAGGATCTCGTATCGTTCATGGAAAATCTCCTCGCCGAGGCAAAGGCGCCTGAACTGAAGAACGACGTACCTGCGGACACCAAGAGCTTTTCG GAGCATGACAGTGTTATGCTCGGCGAGATATCGCCACACCACGAGTACTTTGACAGCAAATCTTCAACCGAAACACCTCCAAGCTACAATCAGCTTAATTACAACGAGAACATACAGAGATACTTTAAAAGTAAACCCCTCACCACAACCATATACGGGAGTGACGAAGAAAATATCAATGTTCCAAGCACCACCGACGACGAAGACTTGGGCCACAAAACAAAAAGTCCAACTCCAACAG ATCCGACGAGAAAATGTATGTCACCGGTGAACGGAAGTGGAGCTAGCGGTAGCGGAAGTGCTGGTAATTTGAGCAGTGGTTCGAACAATCAGACAAGCTCTGCgagcagaggagacacttctCGCACGACGAGTAACACAACGGAGACTGCCAGCTTCAAACTTCCAACGTTGACGGAGTCTTTGCTCTCCAGGCACAATTTGGATATGGAAAAACTGCTCGTTCAGCAACACAGGCAAATCAGATCGACCATAAAAAGCGACAAGCTCAAGGATTCGCGGTCCAAGTCCGCCGCAGAGAAATCCAACGATGCCACGGCTCATTTGAGCAAAATTACGAATCTCAAGAGAAATGGCAGTCCAGTAAAGAAAGGCGATAATGCCAAG GTATCCAGATGCGATAACACGTTCGGGGTCAACGCTGTCAACCCAAACGCCATCCACTGCAATGACCATTTGTCTGCAGGGCTTCAGGGAACCCCGAATCTCACCATGTGGCCTTCACACTCCGTTGGTGTGACCTCCGCTTTGCAAACTTCGCAGTCTTGTACTTCGACGCAAAA CGTTTCGTTACAAGTTACAAACACGTACCCAGCGATAACGCAAATGATCCCCGTATACTACTTCCCGGCACCACAGAACAGGCTCGGTCCAATTTACGTACCTCAGGAACATCCCGGACCACCTCCGCAGATCCAAACAGTTTCTCAAAGTCCATACG TTCAATATTACACAACCGGAATGACCGGAGTCATTTACCGACCCGTACTAGGGGCACCAGCACCAACGGCGTTGATGTACAGACCGTTCATAATTCCCGAACCAGTTCCTCTGATGCAAAATGTTCGCGAACCTTCTCAGTCGAATGTGGAGAAGCTGGACAAACCTCGAGATCCAAATCGGCCTGCCAGCCAAGCTACCAGCGTCAAAGCGGAGCCCGGAAGCATAATGGCGATGTCGGAGTGTTCCAAAAAG gcCCTATCACCCGGTGAGCTATGTTCGCCATGCGTAAGCGTGGACGAGAACGATCACGCTGACGAAGATGGCCCGTCGACctcaaaaatcgcgaaacaGGACCGACCTGTAGAGTACAACGAAGATGAGTCCAGCTGTTCTAGTCTTTATAGCAGTTTCCTAAATAAAAGTAGCGGCAGTAGTTGTAATCCAGATCAAAAAGGAGCGACGGAG GGTATGATGTGGAAACAGACATCCGCTGTGTCGGTGCCTAAGATGAGGCCCGCGATTCGTAAGCCACCCCCATGGTTGGAGGAAGTCAACTTGACGCCAGAGCTCGTTTATCAGTATCAAATGGACTCGATGACGTTACAGGAAGTTTTGGAAGCGGATAAATTGGCGATGCAGAACATGACGCAACCTTTGATGGTCAACGATCAACTGAGCCAATTATATCTAGATCTGGAATTGGAGGGTTTTGGTACAAAATTAATGCTTGACGAAGGCCTAACTTCCAGCGGCAGCGCAAGTAGCTCCAGCGGAGAAGGCGCTGACGACAGTCCCAAG CATAAAGGGAAGCAGTGCGGACCTATGGAATACGGAAGGCTAGTGATGATCCACGAGGAAAACGCCCCATTCCCTCCCCCGGATAGTTTGATGCCTGTCAGTAACGCGTTGTAG
- the LOC105691565 gene encoding period circadian protein isoform X5 produces MKCFIRQGKAWEGFCAVISMFDGVVLYTTPSLSQALGFPKGSWIGRSFIDFVHPKDRSTFTGQITNGLAAPQADNSKGPNGQRTSLFCGLRRYRGAKCNGTTVSTNGQIKVEKPVRYLPFHVTLTCRDFRDQSSVQHPKAMFLVVTALPVQSAYKAPEETIISSNFTTRHTATCHLSHCDPEVVQYFGYLPQDMVGRSLFEFYHPEDLPFIKDIYETVVKLQGTSFRSKPYRFAVQNGGYVVLETEWSSFVNPWSRKLEFVIGHHRVLKGPSDPDVFQPPDNTNSNILANISEEVLKESKIIQGEIHVLLNEVIPSRNDVTEQCEDLVSFMENLLAEAKAPELKNDVPADTKSFSEHDSVMLGEISPHHEYFDSKSSTETPPSYNQLNYNENIQRYFKSKPLTTTIYGSDEENINVPSTTDDEDLGHKTKSPTPTDPTRKCMSPVNGSGASGSGSAGNLSSGSNNQTSSASRGDTSRTTSNTTETASFKLPTLTESLLSRHNLDMEKLLVQQHRQIRSTIKSDKLKDSRSKSAAEKSNDATAHLSKITNLKRNGSPVKKGDNAKVSRCDNTFGVNAVNPNAIHCNDHLSAGLQGTPNLTMWPSHSVGVTSALQTSQSCTSTQNVSLQVTNTYPAITQMIPVYYFPAPQNRLGPIYVPQEHPGPPPQIQTVSQSPYVQYYTTGMTGVIYRPVLGAPAPTALMYRPFIIPEPVPLMQNVREPSQSNVEKLDKPRDPNRPASQATSVKAEPGSIMAMSECSKKALSPGELCSPCVSVDENDHADEDGPSTSKIAKQDRPVEYNEDESSCSSLYSSFLNKSSGSSCNPDQKGATEGMMWKQTSAVSVPKMRPAIRKPPPWLEEVNLTPELVYQYQMDSMTLQEVLEADKLAMQNMTQPLMVNDQLSQLYLDLELEGFGTKLMLDEGLTSSGSASSSSGEGADDSPKHKGKQCGPMEYGRLVMIHEENAPFPPPDSLMPVSNAL; encoded by the exons ATGAAATGCTTCATACGCCAAGGGAAAGCATGG GAAGGATTTTGTGCAGTGATCTCGATGTTCGACGGCGTTGTCCTTTACACAACCCCGTCTTTGTCTCAAGCGCTCGGTTTTCCAAAGGGCTCGTGGATCGGCCGATCCTTCATTGATTTCGTTCACCCCAAAGACCGAAGCACGTTCACCGGGCAAATAACCAACGGCTTAGCAGCTCCGCAAGCGGACAATTCGAAGG GACCGAACGGCCAGCGAACGAGTCTGTTCTGTGGACTGCGAAGGTACAGGGGTGCGAAATGCAACGGAACAACGGTATCTACGAATGGACAAATTAAGGTAGAAAAACCGGTTAGATATTTACCATTCCACGTTACCCTGACCTGCCGAGATTTTCGCGATCAAAGTTCCGTTCAACATCCGAAAGCGATGTTTCTCGTCGTAACAGCTCTGCCCGTTCAATCCGCTTACAAAG cTCCCGAGGAAACAATAATCTCGTCGAACTTCACAACTCGTCATACAGCGACGTGTCATCTATCCCATTGCGATCCCGAAGTAGTTCAATACTTTGGCTATTTGCCGCAGGATATGGTCGGACGTTCGTTGTTCGAATTTTATCACCCGGAAGATCTGCCGTTCATCAAAGACATCTATGAGACT GTCGTCAAGTTACAGGGTACCTCATTCAGATCGAAGCCGTATAGATTCGCCGTACAGAACGGCGGGTATGTAGTCCTCGAAACCGAATGGTCGTCTTTCGTTAATCCGTGGTCTAGGAAACTGGAGTTTGTCATCGGCCATCATCGAGTCCTCAAAGGACCCAGTGATCCGGACGTTTTCCAACCACCGGATAACACGAATAGCAACATTCTCGCCAACATCAGCGAGGAGGTACTCAAAGAGAGCAAAATAATCCAGGGCGAAATTCACGTCCTACTCAACGAG GTGATTCCGAGTCGTAACGATGTCACCGAACAATGCGAGGATCTCGTATCGTTCATGGAAAATCTCCTCGCCGAGGCAAAGGCGCCTGAACTGAAGAACGACGTACCTGCGGACACCAAGAGCTTTTCG GAGCATGACAGTGTTATGCTCGGCGAGATATCGCCACACCACGAGTACTTTGACAGCAAATCTTCAACCGAAACACCTCCAAGCTACAATCAGCTTAATTACAACGAGAACATACAGAGATACTTTAAAAGTAAACCCCTCACCACAACCATATACGGGAGTGACGAAGAAAATATCAATGTTCCAAGCACCACCGACGACGAAGACTTGGGCCACAAAACAAAAAGTCCAACTCCAACAG ATCCGACGAGAAAATGTATGTCACCGGTGAACGGAAGTGGAGCTAGCGGTAGCGGAAGTGCTGGTAATTTGAGCAGTGGTTCGAACAATCAGACAAGCTCTGCgagcagaggagacacttctCGCACGACGAGTAACACAACGGAGACTGCCAGCTTCAAACTTCCAACGTTGACGGAGTCTTTGCTCTCCAGGCACAATTTGGATATGGAAAAACTGCTCGTTCAGCAACACAGGCAAATCAGATCGACCATAAAAAGCGACAAGCTCAAGGATTCGCGGTCCAAGTCCGCCGCAGAGAAATCCAACGATGCCACGGCTCATTTGAGCAAAATTACGAATCTCAAGAGAAATGGCAGTCCAGTAAAGAAAGGCGATAATGCCAAG GTATCCAGATGCGATAACACGTTCGGGGTCAACGCTGTCAACCCAAACGCCATCCACTGCAATGACCATTTGTCTGCAGGGCTTCAGGGAACCCCGAATCTCACCATGTGGCCTTCACACTCCGTTGGTGTGACCTCCGCTTTGCAAACTTCGCAGTCTTGTACTTCGACGCAAAA CGTTTCGTTACAAGTTACAAACACGTACCCAGCGATAACGCAAATGATCCCCGTATACTACTTCCCGGCACCACAGAACAGGCTCGGTCCAATTTACGTACCTCAGGAACATCCCGGACCACCTCCGCAGATCCAAACAGTTTCTCAAAGTCCATACG TTCAATATTACACAACCGGAATGACCGGAGTCATTTACCGACCCGTACTAGGGGCACCAGCACCAACGGCGTTGATGTACAGACCGTTCATAATTCCCGAACCAGTTCCTCTGATGCAAAATGTTCGCGAACCTTCTCAGTCGAATGTGGAGAAGCTGGACAAACCTCGAGATCCAAATCGGCCTGCCAGCCAAGCTACCAGCGTCAAAGCGGAGCCCGGAAGCATAATGGCGATGTCGGAGTGTTCCAAAAAG gcCCTATCACCCGGTGAGCTATGTTCGCCATGCGTAAGCGTGGACGAGAACGATCACGCTGACGAAGATGGCCCGTCGACctcaaaaatcgcgaaacaGGACCGACCTGTAGAGTACAACGAAGATGAGTCCAGCTGTTCTAGTCTTTATAGCAGTTTCCTAAATAAAAGTAGCGGCAGTAGTTGTAATCCAGATCAAAAAGGAGCGACGGAG GGTATGATGTGGAAACAGACATCCGCTGTGTCGGTGCCTAAGATGAGGCCCGCGATTCGTAAGCCACCCCCATGGTTGGAGGAAGTCAACTTGACGCCAGAGCTCGTTTATCAGTATCAAATGGACTCGATGACGTTACAGGAAGTTTTGGAAGCGGATAAATTGGCGATGCAGAACATGACGCAACCTTTGATGGTCAACGATCAACTGAGCCAATTATATCTAGATCTGGAATTGGAGGGTTTTGGTACAAAATTAATGCTTGACGAAGGCCTAACTTCCAGCGGCAGCGCAAGTAGCTCCAGCGGAGAAGGCGCTGACGACAGTCCCAAG CATAAAGGGAAGCAGTGCGGACCTATGGAATACGGAAGGCTAGTGATGATCCACGAGGAAAACGCCCCATTCCCTCCCCCGGATAGTTTGATGCCTGTCAGTAACGCGTTGTAG